The following proteins are encoded in a genomic region of Elusimicrobiota bacterium:
- a CDS encoding protease-like activity factor CPAF codes for MKKALVRSLAVAVSVSILVPAPSQAAIAASLQAFTQRLASGDAAAALGAAYDKSAPAKSAAFSATTLPSPQPISRQQLKTAMLQNLDVIQNSFSSQYGPGQWKQEHGWDLDAAIAQAKKQVADAPSLTMDQYHDILRGFFNSVKDYHVSVQFDATEASSLPFMVSGAGGRYYIQWIDRKKLPESVFPFHEGDELVSFGGRKTADVIAGLQSKLGGNTSLTDRALASMSLTSRRAASGGGVTKGPVSITVKPQGSDQPVTTQLAWNYVPEFISDPKTMSAMGWGGSQSARVPMTWTTNALSPVAESYAGPNAANPLALGGRDGFLPALGEKTWESGADAVFKAYVYKTPAGRSVGYVRIPSYEVDDAKAAVAEFAELAARFQAGTDALVIDETNNPGGAVLYLYALVSMLTDRPLAPPRHKVAITQDDVAQAIQYIKLSQLVKSDADAQKVLGGTDAQGYPVDLEFFQNTVEYSAFVMDQWNQGKTLTDPVSIEGVKQIRPSAAARYTKPLLVLINELDFSGGDFFPAIMQDNKRATLFGTRTAGAGGFVREVKFPNTVGVAGFSMTGSIAVRANNQPIENLGVTADIQYQPSSADLQGGFQEYAKAVNKAVAGLLGSSVAGR; via the coding sequence CGCGGCCTTCAGCGCAACCACCTTGCCTTCTCCTCAGCCCATCAGCCGCCAGCAGCTCAAGACCGCGATGCTGCAGAACCTCGACGTGATCCAGAACTCCTTCTCCTCCCAGTACGGCCCCGGCCAGTGGAAGCAGGAGCACGGCTGGGACCTCGATGCGGCCATCGCCCAGGCCAAGAAGCAGGTCGCTGACGCGCCCAGCCTGACCATGGACCAGTACCACGACATCCTGCGCGGCTTTTTCAACTCGGTCAAGGACTACCACGTCAGCGTGCAGTTCGACGCCACCGAGGCCTCGTCTTTGCCGTTCATGGTCAGCGGCGCGGGCGGGCGCTATTACATCCAGTGGATCGACCGCAAGAAGCTGCCGGAGAGCGTCTTCCCCTTCCACGAGGGCGACGAGTTGGTGTCCTTCGGCGGCCGCAAGACCGCCGACGTCATCGCGGGCCTGCAATCCAAGCTGGGCGGCAACACCTCCCTGACGGATCGCGCTTTGGCCAGCATGTCCTTGACCAGCCGCAGGGCCGCCTCGGGCGGCGGCGTGACCAAGGGGCCGGTCTCGATAACCGTCAAGCCGCAAGGATCGGACCAGCCGGTCACCACCCAACTGGCCTGGAACTACGTGCCGGAGTTCATCTCGGACCCCAAGACCATGTCGGCCATGGGCTGGGGCGGCAGCCAGAGCGCGCGCGTCCCCATGACCTGGACGACCAACGCCCTCTCCCCCGTGGCCGAGTCCTATGCCGGCCCGAACGCGGCCAACCCGTTGGCCTTGGGCGGGCGGGACGGCTTCCTGCCGGCCTTGGGCGAGAAGACCTGGGAGTCGGGGGCGGACGCGGTCTTCAAGGCCTACGTCTACAAGACTCCCGCCGGCCGGTCCGTGGGCTACGTGCGCATCCCTTCCTATGAGGTGGACGACGCCAAGGCCGCGGTGGCCGAGTTCGCGGAGCTGGCGGCGCGCTTCCAGGCCGGGACCGACGCCTTGGTCATCGACGAGACCAACAACCCGGGCGGCGCGGTGCTCTACCTCTACGCTCTGGTCTCCATGCTCACCGACCGGCCCCTGGCTCCCCCCCGGCACAAGGTGGCCATCACCCAGGACGACGTGGCCCAGGCCATCCAGTACATCAAGCTGTCGCAGCTGGTCAAGTCCGACGCGGACGCGCAGAAGGTCCTGGGGGGCACGGACGCGCAGGGCTATCCGGTGGACCTGGAATTCTTCCAGAACACGGTGGAGTACTCGGCGTTCGTGATGGACCAGTGGAACCAGGGCAAGACTCTGACCGACCCGGTCTCCATCGAGGGGGTCAAGCAGATCCGGCCTTCGGCCGCGGCGCGCTACACCAAGCCTCTGCTGGTCCTCATCAACGAGCTGGACTTCTCGGGCGGCGACTTCTTCCCGGCCATCATGCAGGACAACAAGCGGGCCACGCTCTTCGGCACGCGCACGGCCGGGGCGGGCGGGTTCGTGCGCGAGGTGAAGTTCCCCAACACCGTGGGCGTGGCTGGTTTCTCCATGACCGGCTCCATCGCGGTGCGCGCCAACAACCAGCCCATCGAGAACCTGGGCGTGACCGCGGACATCCAGTACCAGCCGAGCTCGGCTGACCTGCAGGGCGGGTTCCAGGAGTACGCCAAGGCGGTCAACAAGGCGGTGGCGGGCCTGCTGGGCTCGTCGGTCGCGGGCCGCTGA